A genomic segment from Lignipirellula cremea encodes:
- a CDS encoding tetratricopeptide repeat protein: MRRNSQPWPVRVWLAVCLAGGLALSAAEAQEPGAKIELDKESSPAAAAVYTDAANFQNNGVFDLAIVDWEKFLTRYPKDPLRPKAEYYLGVCAMQLKKYDRAEKAFASVVKNFPQFDNREDAWLNLGWCQYQLAQTATEEQEKAYEKPAATFAAMLQEFPSDKGKRADQALFFQGEALYHQGDREGSLAPYAALVEEHPDSPLRADGLYALGVTREELQKFAEAAPVYDLFLQEFPDHSLATEIAMRKAETILQKGLSLEADDKTEEAKTAFKEASQAFAGAAAAENFVSADHALYRQALSESKAGDYGASGDLYAAIPKKFPQSRYVDEATLAAARTYYRAEKFPEAKLWFQKILDAGGPDAPEAAHWICRILLRDGDPAAAAALAAKTASTAGDSKYLVSLQIDEADALDRIPESREEAIAKYLAVAQAHPDDEQSAKALYNAAFTALELRSFEPAQQHVDTFLKGYPDNFYEADVKHISAEAQLALGNYGESEKVYRELIGKFAARPEIEQWRVRLAYSLYLQKKYDEAIEMLQPILGELKKPGSQADAQFLLGASQFYKGEAAAAEASLSASYATAQKALAQGDDKPRQPTDETLLLLARAQHQQKKYDEAIATAKKLLEEFPQSQLVAQTLFRYGQFCYDKADYPTAIVQYQASATADPESEFAPYAWYGKGWAEINAKEFAAGQESFTKVITDWPDHALQPQSLSARGMCYRQTGKYEEAVADFDNFLKTDAKPRDKADALYEKGLALVELKKYEEAVKALNEVLTVDPEYPATDQVLYELAWAYKSQDDDEAKAQALKTFASLAEKFPKSSRAAEAFVHVGENLYAEKKYTEAAAAYTKAKALSTQDELSEKILYMLGFANYLSEDYEQSLAQFSEQTTRFPKGPQYRQGLYMVAESLFKLKNYKDALPAYKAARTAAEGAEGVDELAQVLILLHGGQSAGQIEDWKTSLEYLTPIPTDFPKTPYLAEANFAIGEAHLKLKDHEKAIPFFTLAAEGSREEVGARARFMLGEVHFLDKRYDDAEKELLRCLFGYGGDAAGEKVKNWQAKSAYELGRVNEVQINTAQGAEKSEAIQDALKYYQILVDKYPTDSLVKTAAGRIAELKKAKR, from the coding sequence ATGCGTCGAAACTCACAGCCCTGGCCGGTCCGAGTCTGGCTTGCCGTCTGTCTGGCGGGAGGGCTTGCTCTGTCAGCGGCGGAAGCCCAGGAGCCGGGGGCCAAAATCGAACTCGACAAAGAGTCGTCTCCGGCGGCGGCAGCCGTTTACACCGACGCGGCCAACTTCCAGAACAACGGCGTCTTTGATCTGGCGATCGTCGACTGGGAGAAATTTCTCACCCGCTACCCCAAAGACCCGCTCCGCCCCAAGGCCGAATATTACCTGGGCGTATGCGCCATGCAGCTCAAGAAGTATGACCGGGCGGAAAAAGCGTTCGCCTCGGTCGTCAAAAACTTCCCCCAGTTCGACAACCGGGAAGACGCCTGGCTGAACCTGGGCTGGTGCCAGTACCAGCTCGCCCAGACCGCCACCGAAGAACAAGAAAAAGCCTACGAAAAGCCGGCCGCGACCTTCGCCGCCATGCTGCAGGAGTTCCCCAGCGACAAGGGGAAACGAGCGGACCAGGCGCTCTTTTTCCAGGGCGAAGCCCTGTACCACCAGGGCGACCGTGAAGGCTCCCTGGCGCCGTATGCCGCCCTGGTCGAAGAACACCCGGATTCCCCGCTGCGCGCCGACGGCCTGTATGCGCTGGGTGTGACGCGTGAAGAACTGCAGAAATTCGCCGAAGCGGCGCCGGTCTACGATCTCTTCCTGCAAGAGTTCCCGGACCACAGCCTGGCGACAGAAATCGCCATGCGTAAAGCGGAAACGATCCTGCAGAAGGGGCTGTCCCTGGAAGCTGACGACAAAACCGAAGAGGCCAAAACGGCCTTCAAGGAAGCCTCCCAGGCGTTCGCCGGCGCCGCCGCAGCGGAGAACTTTGTCTCCGCCGATCACGCGCTGTACCGCCAGGCCTTGTCCGAATCCAAAGCCGGCGATTACGGCGCCTCGGGCGACCTGTACGCCGCCATTCCCAAGAAATTCCCGCAGTCGCGGTACGTTGACGAAGCCACGCTGGCCGCCGCCCGCACCTACTATCGAGCGGAGAAATTCCCGGAAGCCAAACTCTGGTTCCAGAAAATTCTCGACGCCGGCGGACCCGACGCCCCTGAAGCGGCCCACTGGATCTGCCGCATTCTGCTCCGCGACGGCGACCCGGCCGCCGCTGCCGCCCTGGCCGCCAAAACCGCGTCGACCGCAGGCGACAGCAAGTACCTGGTTTCGCTGCAGATCGACGAAGCCGACGCCCTGGACCGGATCCCCGAATCCCGCGAGGAAGCGATCGCCAAATACCTGGCCGTCGCCCAGGCTCACCCCGACGACGAGCAGTCGGCCAAAGCCCTCTACAACGCCGCCTTTACCGCCCTGGAACTGCGTTCGTTTGAACCGGCCCAGCAGCACGTCGATACGTTCCTCAAAGGCTATCCCGACAACTTCTACGAGGCCGACGTCAAGCACATCTCGGCCGAAGCCCAGCTGGCCCTGGGAAACTACGGCGAATCAGAAAAAGTCTATCGCGAGCTGATCGGCAAGTTCGCCGCCCGGCCCGAGATTGAACAATGGCGCGTGCGACTGGCCTACTCGTTGTACCTGCAGAAAAAGTACGACGAAGCGATCGAAATGCTCCAGCCGATCCTGGGCGAGCTGAAAAAACCGGGCAGCCAGGCCGACGCCCAGTTCCTGCTTGGCGCCAGCCAGTTCTACAAAGGCGAAGCGGCCGCCGCCGAAGCCTCGCTTAGCGCCTCCTACGCCACGGCCCAGAAAGCCCTGGCCCAGGGGGACGACAAGCCGCGGCAGCCAACCGATGAAACCCTGCTGCTCCTCGCCCGGGCCCAGCATCAGCAGAAGAAATACGACGAAGCGATCGCCACGGCGAAGAAACTCCTGGAGGAGTTCCCCCAAAGCCAGCTCGTCGCGCAAACGCTCTTCCGCTACGGCCAGTTCTGCTACGACAAGGCCGACTATCCCACCGCCATCGTCCAGTACCAGGCCTCGGCGACCGCCGATCCGGAATCGGAATTCGCCCCCTACGCCTGGTACGGCAAAGGCTGGGCCGAAATCAACGCCAAAGAATTCGCCGCCGGCCAGGAGTCGTTTACCAAGGTCATCACCGACTGGCCCGACCACGCGCTCCAGCCGCAGTCGCTATCCGCCCGCGGCATGTGCTACCGCCAGACCGGCAAGTACGAAGAAGCAGTCGCCGACTTCGACAACTTCCTCAAAACCGACGCCAAACCCCGCGACAAGGCAGACGCCCTGTATGAAAAAGGACTGGCTCTCGTCGAACTCAAAAAATACGAAGAAGCGGTCAAAGCCTTGAACGAAGTGCTCACCGTCGATCCGGAATATCCGGCGACCGACCAGGTGCTGTACGAACTGGCCTGGGCGTACAAGTCGCAAGACGACGACGAAGCCAAGGCCCAGGCGCTGAAAACGTTCGCCTCGCTGGCGGAAAAATTCCCCAAAAGCTCCCGCGCGGCCGAAGCGTTCGTCCATGTGGGTGAGAACCTGTACGCCGAGAAGAAGTATACCGAAGCGGCCGCCGCCTACACCAAGGCCAAAGCCCTCAGCACGCAGGACGAGCTCAGCGAAAAGATTCTCTATATGCTCGGTTTCGCAAACTACCTGTCGGAAGACTACGAACAGTCCCTGGCCCAGTTTTCGGAACAGACCACCCGCTTCCCCAAGGGTCCCCAGTACCGACAAGGTCTGTATATGGTGGCCGAGTCGCTCTTCAAACTGAAGAACTACAAAGACGCCCTGCCCGCCTACAAAGCAGCCCGCACCGCGGCGGAAGGCGCCGAAGGAGTCGATGAACTGGCGCAGGTGTTGATCCTGCTGCACGGCGGTCAAAGCGCGGGCCAGATCGAAGACTGGAAAACCAGCCTCGAATACCTGACCCCCATTCCGACCGACTTCCCCAAAACGCCTTACCTGGCCGAGGCTAACTTCGCCATCGGCGAGGCCCACCTCAAACTGAAAGATCATGAAAAGGCCATCCCCTTCTTCACGCTGGCCGCCGAAGGCTCGCGCGAAGAAGTCGGCGCCCGGGCCCGCTTCATGCTGGGTGAAGTCCACTTCCTGGATAAGCGTTACGACGACGCCGAGAAAGAGCTGCTCCGCTGCCTGTTCGGCTACGGCGGCGACGCCGCCGGCGAAAAGGTGAAGAACTGGCAAGCCAAAAGCGCGTACGAACTGGGACGCGTCAACGAAGTCCAGATCAACACCGCCCAGGGGGCGGAGAAATCCGAAGCAATCCAGGACGCGTTGAAGTATTATCAAATACTCGTGGACAAATACCCCACCGACAGCCTGGTCAAAACGGCCGCCGGTCGCATCGCTGAACTGAAAAAGGCGAAGCGATAA
- a CDS encoding MotA/TolQ/ExbB proton channel family protein, with translation MRVQPSPARALVVGLFAMALVYAAWEAVGRTPLSAQEASPGGSVAPASNAPVDPVPVAPVDNTPTPEDEGINLFYLLIDGGWFMVPIGMLSMVVVVITIERLLALRRSRVLPEELIARLTDLGTRSGGFDPRQAYRLCQQFPSASATIIKSMLLKVGRPHSEVEAAVAETSQREADRLYSNVRWLLLAGAVAPLLGLLGTVWGMIRAFHDTTKLGVGENKADFLAEGIYIALVTTLGGLVVGIAGTVASHLFEGRIQSLFREIDELLFNLLPQVERYEGRVRFSRQSAEGDGKMLPSGAEEEAALPARSQAPT, from the coding sequence ATGAGAGTGCAGCCTTCGCCCGCACGGGCGCTGGTCGTCGGCCTGTTCGCCATGGCCCTGGTTTACGCCGCCTGGGAAGCAGTCGGGCGAACGCCGTTATCGGCCCAGGAAGCCAGTCCCGGCGGATCGGTCGCGCCTGCGAGCAACGCCCCGGTCGACCCCGTGCCCGTCGCCCCCGTCGACAATACGCCGACGCCCGAAGACGAAGGCATCAACCTGTTCTATCTGCTGATCGACGGCGGCTGGTTCATGGTGCCGATCGGCATGCTGTCGATGGTCGTGGTGGTGATCACCATTGAACGCCTGCTGGCCCTCCGTCGCAGCCGCGTCCTGCCCGAAGAACTGATCGCCCGGCTGACCGACCTGGGAACGCGCAGCGGCGGGTTCGACCCGCGCCAGGCGTATCGCCTGTGCCAGCAGTTCCCCTCCGCCTCGGCGACCATCATCAAGTCGATGCTGCTCAAAGTGGGACGCCCGCATTCTGAAGTGGAAGCGGCCGTCGCCGAAACCAGCCAGCGCGAAGCCGATCGCCTTTACAGCAACGTCCGCTGGCTGCTGCTGGCCGGCGCCGTGGCCCCGCTGCTCGGTCTGCTGGGAACGGTCTGGGGGATGATTCGGGCGTTCCACGATACGACCAAACTGGGCGTCGGCGAAAACAAAGCCGACTTCCTCGCCGAAGGTATTTATATCGCCCTGGTCACCACACTGGGCGGGCTGGTCGTCGGCATCGCCGGCACCGTCGCCAGCCACCTGTTTGAAGGCCGCATCCAGTCGCTGTTTCGCGAGATCGACGAGCTGCTGTTCAACCTGCTGCCGCAAGTCGAACGTTACGAAGGCCGCGTCCGCTTCAGCCGCCAGTCGGCCGAAGGCGACGGGAAAATGCTCCCCTCCGGCGCCGAAGAAGAAGCCGCCCTGCCCGCCCGCTCCCAGGCCCCCACGTAA
- a CDS encoding ExbD/TolR family protein, translating to MAVQIKKGGALAALSLTSLIDVVFLLLIFFLVATRFAEEDYEMKISVPSASEAQPIIAPPDEVYVNINQQGEYFVKGKTIGIDELEVILKDALTQNPVNQKVIVRADKRAMVEPVVAVMNLCNRVGIVEYTVATEGLGG from the coding sequence ATGGCTGTTCAAATCAAAAAAGGGGGCGCGCTGGCCGCGCTCAGTTTGACCTCGCTGATCGATGTGGTCTTCCTGCTGCTGATCTTTTTCCTGGTGGCGACGCGCTTCGCGGAAGAAGATTACGAAATGAAAATCAGCGTGCCCAGCGCCAGCGAAGCCCAGCCCATTATCGCCCCGCCTGATGAAGTCTATGTCAACATCAACCAGCAGGGCGAGTACTTCGTCAAAGGGAAAACGATCGGCATCGATGAGCTCGAAGTCATCCTCAAAGACGCCCTCACCCAGAACCCGGTGAACCAGAAGGTGATCGTCCGCGCGGACAAAAGAGCCATGGTCGAGCCGGTCGTCGCCGTGATGAACCTCTGCAACCGCGTCGGCATTGTCGAATATACGGTCGCCACTGAAGGTCTCGGCGGATAG